A single genomic interval of Patescibacteria group bacterium harbors:
- a CDS encoding nitrophenyl compound nitroreductase subunit ArsF family protein encodes MNKKIVIGLLITFGIIIVLWVVSLGSPKSKTVSVIQNQPQKQSADKVEVFLFHTTRRCATCIAIGQLAGETVNEYFQPELRDGKIEFREINIDLPENKELAQKFQASGSSLFINVISNGGNNITEDVNVWRLTQNEVQFKSYLKDKINNFLGK; translated from the coding sequence ATGAATAAAAAGATTGTTATTGGATTATTAATTACTTTTGGAATAATAATAGTTTTATGGGTTGTTAGTTTGGGCTCACCTAAATCAAAAACTGTTTCAGTTATTCAAAATCAACCGCAAAAACAATCAGCTGATAAGGTTGAAGTTTTTCTTTTTCATACAACTCGACGTTGTGCGACTTGTATTGCGATTGGTCAATTGGCGGGCGAAACGGTTAACGAGTATTTTCAGCCGGAACTTAGAGACGGCAAAATTGAATTTAGAGAGATCAATATTGATTTGCCGGAAAACAAAGAATTGGCGCAAAAATTTCAGGCCAGTGGTTCATCGTTATTTATTAATGTTATTTCTAATGGAGGAAATAACATTACCGAAGATGTGAATGTTTGGCGTTTAACCCAGAATGAAGTTCAATTTAAAAGTTATTTAAAAGACAAAATAAATAATTTCTTGGGAAAATAA